The following are from one region of the Aspergillus chevalieri M1 DNA, chromosome 1, nearly complete sequence genome:
- a CDS encoding mitochondrial 54S ribosomal protein bL12m (BUSCO:EOG09265HPJ;~COG:J;~EggNog:ENOG410PPSM;~InterPro:IPR036235,IPR013823,IPR000206,IPR014719, IPR008932;~PFAM:PF00542,PF16320;~go_component: GO:0005840 - ribosome [Evidence IEA];~go_function: GO:0003735 - structural constituent of ribosome [Evidence IEA];~go_process: GO:0006412 - translation [Evidence IEA]) produces the protein MSIPAQTAARCCRQLVRPSTSPLRFSTSTYLSQRTPCRRWQSTEAEGAAAAPANPKITQIVDQISQLTLLETADLVSTLKTRLNIPDLPVGGFAMAGGAAPAAAPVEEDEPAPAPQEKTLFNLKLEEVDAASKAKVIKEIKGLLGLSLVDSKKFVESVPKVLKESVPKEDAEKIIETLKGVGAKVTME, from the exons ATGTCGATTCCCGCTCAGACCGCAGCCCGATGCTGCCGACAGCTCGTCCGTCCCTCCACTTCTCCTCTGCGCTTTTCCACCTCCACATATCTGTCTCAGCGGACACCGTGCCGAAGATGGCAGTCTACGGAAGCAGAGGGTGCTGCTGCCGCTCCTGCCAATCCTAAGATCACTCAGATCGTTGACCAGATTAGCCAATTGACGCTGTTGGAGACTGCGGACCTGGTGTCCACCTTGAAG ACCCGCCTGAACATCCCCGACCTCCCCGTTGGCGGCTTCGCCATGGCTGGTGGTGCCGCCCCCGCCGCCGCCCCCGTTGAGGAAGACGAGCCTGCCCCCGCTCCCCAGGAGAAGACCCTGTTCAACCTGAAGCTCGAAGAGGTCGACGCGGCATCCAAGGCCAAGGTCATTAAGGAGATCAAGGGTCTGCTCGGTCTGTCTCTAGTCGACAGCAAGAAGTTCGTCGAGAGCGTGCCCAAGGTTTTGAAGGAGTCTGTGCCGAAGGAGGACGCCGAGAAGATCATCGAAACCCTCAAGGGTGTTGGTGCGAAGGTCACTATGGAGTAA
- the CCT8 gene encoding chaperonin-containing T-complex subunit CCT8 (COG:O;~EggNog:ENOG410PGJ7;~InterPro:IPR002423,IPR012721,IPR027410,IPR027413, IPR017998,IPR002194,IPR027409;~PFAM:PF00118;~go_function: GO:0005524 - ATP binding [Evidence IEA];~go_function: GO:0051082 - unfolded protein binding [Evidence IEA];~go_process: GO:0006457 - protein folding [Evidence IEA]): protein MSLSMPGPSQGGLFKPGYQSHDAEDGAVIRNIEACQAISKTVQTSLGPYGRNKIVINHLQKMILTSDAASILRELDVVHPAAKLLVMASQQQDAEMGDGTNMVIVLAGELLKKAEEVLRLGLKTSDIVQGYEKAQNFALKTLEELEVDRLQDLRSQEELTKALRTVVASKQSGTEDILASLVAEAVLSVLPKNPVNFNVDNVRVVKIMGGSLEHSRVIKGMVFGREPDGIVKKATKAKVGVFSCPIDVSQTETKGTVLLKNAEEMMNYSKGEEERLESAIKELHDSGLRVVVAGANVGDLAMHYLNRFNILVVKVLSKFELRRLCRVVGATPLARLGAPMPDEMGAVDVVETAEIGGDRVTVFRQEDVNSPTRTATIVLRGATQNHLEDVERAIDDGVNVVKAITKDPRLVPGAGATEIQLVERISAFADKTPGLPQHAIRKFAEAFEVIPRTLAESGGLDATEVLSRLYTAHQSKGSSEEPYWTTGVDLEHGSSEGTLDAVDEGILDLLASKSWAIRLASEAARTVLSVDQIIVARQAGGPKPPGPNPNWDED from the exons ATGTCATTGTCTATGCCTGGTCCCTCCCAAGGGGGACTTTTCAAGCCTGGGTATCAGAG TCACGATGCCGAAGATGGAGCCGTCATCCGCAACATCGAGGCCTGCCAGGCCATTTCCAAGACCGTCCAAACGTCGCTCGGTCCCTACGGCCGCAACAAGATCGTCATCAACCACCTGCAGAAAATGATCCTTACATCGGATGCTGCCAGCATTCTGCGCGAGCTGGATGTCGTGCACCCCGCTGCCAAGTTACTGGTTATGGCGAGTCAACAGCAGGATGCGGAGATGGGCGATGGAACCAACATGGTCATTGTCCTGGCGGGAGAGTTGTTGAAGAAGGCCGAGGAGGTTCTGCGCTTGGGCTTGAAGACGAGTGATATTGTGCAGGGTTACGAGAAGGCACAGAATTTTGCGTTGAAGACACTAGAGG AACTCGAGGTCGACCGTCTTCAAGACCTTCGCTCGCAAGAGGAGCTGACCAAGGCCCTCCGTACCGTTGTCGCCAGCAAGCAGTCCGGAACCGAAGATATTTTGGCCTCATTGGTCGCCGAAGCCGTCCTCTCCGTTTTGCCCAAGAACCCCGTCAACTTTAACGTCGATAATGTCCGAGTCGTTAAGATTATGGGTGGTAGCTTAGAACACTCTCGTGTGATTAAGGGTATGGTCTTTGGTCGGGAACCCGATGGTATCGTCAAGAAGGCCACCAAGGCCAAGGTCGGCGTTTTCAGCTGCCCTATCGATGTCTCTCAGACCGAGACCAAGGGAACTGTGCTCTTGAAGAATGCCGAGGAGATGATGAACTACAGTAAGGGTGAGGAGGAACGCCTCGAGTCTGCTATTAAGGAACTGCATGACTCGGGTCTTCGCGTTGTCGTTGCCGGTGCGAACGTTGGCGACTTGGCTATGCACTACCTTAACCGATTTaacatcctcgtcgtcaagGTTCTGTCCAAGTTTGAGCTCCGTCGGCTGTGCCGTGTCGTCGGTGCCACACCTCTTGCTCGTCTGGGTGCCCCGATGCCTGACGAGATGGGTGCTGTTGACGTTGTTGAGACCGCTGAGATTGGTGGGGACCGCGTCACCGTCTTCCGTCAGGAGGATGTGAACTCCCCTACCCGTACCGCCACCATCGTCCTCCGTGGTGCCACTCAAAACCACCTGGAAGACGTTGAGCGTGCTATCGACGACGGTGTCAACGTTGTCAAGGCTATTACCAAGGATCCCCGTCTTGTTCCTGGCGCAGGCGCTACTGAAATCCAGCTCGTCGAGAGAATCTCCGCATTTGCAGACAAGACCCCGGGTCTGCCCCAACACGCCATCCGGAAGTTCGCCGAGGCCTTTGAAGTGATCCCTCGCACTCTCGCAGAGTCTGGCGGTCTGGACGCCACCGAGGTTCTCTCCCGTCTCTACACTGCACACCAGAGCAAGGGTTCTTCGGAGGAGCCTTACTGGACTACGGGTGTTGACTTGGAGCACGGCTCTTCAGAGGGTACTCTGGACGCCGTCGACGAGGGCATCCTCGACCTGCTGGCTTCTAAGAGCTGGGCTATCCGACTCGCCAGTGAGGCGGCCCGGACAGTGCTCAGTGTTGACCAGATTATCGTGGCCCGGCAGGCCGGTGGGCCTAAGCCGCCAGGCCCCAATCCGAACTGGGATGAAGACTAA
- a CDS encoding uncharacterized protein (COG:S;~EggNog:ENOG410PZN7;~InterPro:IPR011990;~go_function: GO:0005515 - protein binding [Evidence IEA]), translating to MSLPRASDSFRRLPRLSSQFQQSRPVTVPHKFAPTHQDNTTSTTLKPTRSFHSTPHLSAARRSPTVRRAEASRTRIASSPPIYNAPVRGVKDGRHQFLEEHGIQLWADAQRAGLIPNAVDQQVFMRVGSALLDKAYTQAPSREAIREIHDDPDLTFNVGQVVSIGDPRFREWVVTACTLAEARFATIISATRFLDKATTAPKLSIALNRIEYLALQVRDPVSMTLHARVLILREQYNEALALIEEVMRVIRPVTTSRPSQDKHFPLDLAPWNVYEEVNRKMGNDDAADKAVETAAREYHDPQALFRLAGRHMKDGDLENYEACMSKAASTGNADACRKLANFYYLTCLGHYPRRGEDATEQKLRQQQEQQKKSWISSFFGRMLSPDDYLNLAREWYELACTHGSHDAALTMSLLLRLDGKFDFGKQYLEMAAQKPGLASAIRGYRVNWHNKELTMNVDLKRLDV from the exons ATGTCCCTCCCTCGAGCTTCAGATTCCTTTCGTCGACTGCCACGGCTATCCTCGCAATTCCAGCAATCGCGACCCGTCACCGTCCCCCACAAATTCGCACCTACCCACCAAGacaacaccaccagcacAACCCTTAAACCAACACGATCCTTTCATTCCACGCCTCATCTCTCCGCCGCCCGCCGCTCCCCAACCGTCCGTCGAGCCGAAGCATCTCGAACCCGCATTGCATCCTCGCCCCCAATCTACAACGCACCAGTGAGAGGAGTCAAGGATGGCCGTCATCAATTTCTCGAGGAACACGGCATACAGTTATGGGCCGATGCGCAGAGGGCTGGGTTAATCCCAAATGCAGTGGATCAACAAGTCTTCATGCGTGTGGGGTCTGCGCTTCTTGACAAGGCGTATACACAGGCACCGTCGCGAGAAGCGATTCGGGAGATTCATGATG ACCCCGACCTCACCTTCAACGTCGGCCAAGTCGTCTCCATCGGCGACCCCAGGTTCCGCGAATGGGTCGTAACAGCCTGCACCCTCGCAGAAGCCCGTTTTGCAACCATCATATCCGCAACTCGATTCCTCGATAAAGCTACAACAGCCCCGAAATTATCAATCGCCCTCAACAGAATTGAATACTTAGCCCTGCAAGTGCGCGATCCCGTCTCGATGACCTTGCACGCACGAGTACTCATCCTCCGCGAGCAATACAACGAGGCGCTAGCATTGATAGAAGAAGTAATGCGGGTTATCCGTCCGGTTACTACTTCGCGACCTAGTCAGGATAAGCATTTTCCGTTGGACTTGGCTCCGTGGAATGTTTATGAGGAGGTCAACAGGAAGATGGGGAATGACGATGCGGCAGATAAGGCTGTTGAAACGGCTGCGCGGGAGTATCACGATCCGCAGGCATTGTTTAGGCTCGCTGGGAGGCATATGAAGGATGGTGATTTGGAGAATTACGAGGCATGCATGAGCAAGGCTGCTTCTACTGGTAATGCTGATGCGTGTAGGAAGTTGGCCAATTTCTACTACCTGACTTGTCTGGGTCATTATCCGCGACGCGGGGAGGATGCCACGGAACAGAAACTGCGGCAgcagcaagagcagcagaagaaaagcTGGATATCCTCCTTTTTCGGCCGCATGCTCTCTCCAGACGACTATCTCAATCTTGCGCGCGAATGGTATGAACTTGCATGCACCCATGGCAGCCACGATGCGGCTCTGACGATGTCTTTGCTGCTGCGACTAGATGGGAAGTTTGATTTTGGAAAACAATATCTCGAGATGGCCGCGCAGAAGCCGGGTCTTGCGTCCGCAATTCGGGGGTATAGGGTTAATTGGCATAACAAGGAGCTCACTATGAATGTTGACTTGAAGCGGCTTGATGTTTAG
- a CDS encoding velvet factor family protein (COG:S;~EggNog:ENOG410PP3Q;~InterPro:IPR038491,IPR021740,IPR037525;~PFAM:PF11754), which translates to MRPKARNITATKAVTKMRLTRRWPGDEAQLDLAGGQTMWIPSELPLFPIDELSLILAMLCFFLSDWEVSDSRTQGRRSNSGDMSRHSGSSAFASPVNSDHSMASFTGSSAMTKPQSQQSQRQRPSDCSAIMGIDNILQRPLTPPPAPRRQPPQQQQAPALAPNPTRTTPSQSRYHLHIRQQPIAARACGAGDRDRRPVDPPPIVQMLLTDFNLSDVDILQDPRFTVGCLLFPVAPAPSASSERHSWESRTSGITRSDDDSGNLPGQSTPLLSGKAFVSPFYVDADPDPVTAPAHPSSYNINTDLSTNTKPKPDENAKIPSTFFIFSDLSVRTAGLYRLQFRLMNWGSVEDTGQSMPILAEAWSEPFRVYPAKDFPGMRDSSPLAEGLKEMGFVELKTRGKGKGKGRRR; encoded by the coding sequence ATGCGCCCGAAAGCGCGGAATATTACAGCTACCAAAGCTGTTACCAAGATGCGTCTAACTCGTCGGTGGCCTGGGGACGAGGCTCAGTTGGATCTGGCGGGTGGTCAAACGATGTGGATTCCCAGTGAACTTCCCCTTTTTCCTATCGACGAATTATCTTTGATTTTGGCCATGCTTTGTTTTTTCTTGTCAGATTGGGAAGTCTCAGATTCTCGTACTCAAGGACGGAGATCTAATTCGGGAGACATGTCCAGGCACAGCGGTAGCTCGGCTTTCGCAAGCCCGGTCAACTCTGACCACAGTATGGCATCGTTCACCGGCAGCAGCGCAATGACGAAACCCCAATCACAGCAGTCGCAGCGACAACGTCCATCCGACTGTAGCGCAATAATGGGAATCGATAATATCCTCCAACGTCCCCTAACCCCTCCCCCAGCACCACGACGACAaccaccacaacaacaacaagcgcCAGCATTAGCACCAAATCCAACACGGACAACACCATCCCAATCACGCTACCACCTGCACATCCGCCAACAACCAATCGCCGCACGGGCCTGCGGCGCAGGCGATAGAGATAGGCGCCCGGTAGACCCACCACCAATAGTCCAGATGCTCCTAACCGATTTCAACCTTAGCGACGTCGACATCCTCCAAGACCCACGCTTCACCGTGGGCTGTCTCTTATTCCCTGTCGCGCCGGCGCCATCGGCCTCTTCCGAGCGACATTCCTGGGAAAGCCGGACTAGCGGCATAACCCGCTCAGATGATGATAGCGGGAATCTGCCGGGTCAATCGACGCCGTTGCTTTCTGGGAAGGCTTTCGTCTCGCCGTTCTATGTAGATGCGGATCCAGATCCGGTTACGGCGCCTGCCCATCCTTCAAGCTACAACATAAATACGGACCTGAGCACAAATACAAAGCCAAAACCCGACGAAAACGCTAAGATCCCCTCAAcgttcttcatcttctccgaCCTCTCTGTGCGCACGGCGGGGCTCTACAGACTCCAATTCCGACTCATGAACTGGGGCAGCGTGGAGGATACAGGGCAGTCGATGCCGATTCTGGCGGAGGCGTGGTCGGAGCCGTTTCGTGTGTATCCGGCCAAGGATTTCCCGGGGATGAGGGATTCGTCGCCGCTGGCGGAGGGGTTGAAGGAGATGGGGTTTGTGGAGTTGAAGACGAGGGGGAAAgggaagggaaagggaaggaGGAGGTGA